A region from the Chrysoperla carnea chromosome 4, inChrCarn1.1, whole genome shotgun sequence genome encodes:
- the LOC123298258 gene encoding mitochondrial inner membrane protease ATP23 homolog, translating to MNKMNKEKEEPSHNSNTPVDVDHVLTDETAKQWGYDLYPERRGNKYKASWGEILTGAGGHEHIDRVKCERNVYSCVKNSPIIKLMMGALKNSGCPIDIRRHISCEVCDISVTGGYDPLMNQIVVCQNVAKSEGMTQGVLMHEMIHMFDYCNNKVDFTNIDHLACTEIRAANLAHCSFMSAWMQGDASLINIRAQHQNCVKTKALASVLAVRKVTKDEAIAAVERVFPKCYADLEPVGRRIRRGSLDMHKAYLEGYLYGYDL from the coding sequence atgaataaaatgaataaagaaaaagaagaaCCATCACATAACTCAAATACACCTGTGGATGTAGATCATGTATTAACAGATGAAACAGCGAAACAATGGGGCTATGATCTCTATCCCGAACGTCGTGGTAACAAATATAAAGCAAGTTGGGGTGAAATTTTAACTGGTGCCGGTGGACATGAACACATAGACCGTGTAAAATGTGAACGAAACGTATATTCATGTGTGAAAAATAGTCcaataatcaaattaatgatGGGAGCCTTAAAGAATTCTGGCTGTCCCATTGATATTCGACGGCATATATCATGTGAAGTATGCGATATATCTGTAACTGGTGGATACGATCCTCTCATGAATCAAATTGTTGTTTGCCAAAATGTTGCAAAAAGTGAAGGAATGACTCAAGGTGTCTTAATGCACGAAATGATTCATATGTTTGATTATTGTAACAATAAAGTAGACTTTACAAATATTGATCATTTAGCTTGTACAGAAATCCGTGCAGCGAATTTAGCACATTGTAGTTTTATGAGTGCTTGGATGCAAGGTGATgcatcattaataaatattagagCACAACATCAAAATTGTGTAAAAACGAAAGCATTAGCCAGTGTATTAGCTGTAAGAAAAGTGACGAAAGATGAAGCGATTGCAGCTGTTGAACGAGTGTTTCCTAAATGTTATGCAGATCTAGAACCTGTTGGACGACGAATACGTAGAGGATCATTAGATATGCATAAAGCATACTTAGAAGGATATTTATATGGCTATGATCTTTAG